A window of the Haloarcula litorea genome harbors these coding sequences:
- a CDS encoding peroxiredoxin: MVLSPGTAVPTVRADNQAGDRLELAFETPTVLYFYPEDGTPGCTSEAEAFEARYDAFADGGAEIYGVSPDSVDSHAAFADEHDLSFDLLSDPEGNVAEAFGVDLVNGRPKRTTFVLARGQVVGVYEGVRPSGHATDVLRDLAESGLVEPVEASEGS; the protein is encoded by the coding sequence ATGGTGCTCTCGCCCGGGACGGCGGTCCCGACGGTCCGCGCCGACAACCAGGCCGGCGACCGGCTCGAACTCGCCTTCGAGACGCCGACGGTGCTGTACTTCTACCCCGAGGACGGGACCCCGGGGTGTACTTCGGAGGCCGAGGCCTTCGAGGCCCGGTACGACGCGTTCGCCGACGGCGGGGCCGAGATATACGGCGTCTCGCCGGACAGCGTCGACAGCCACGCCGCGTTCGCCGACGAGCACGACCTCTCCTTCGACCTGCTGTCGGACCCCGAGGGCAACGTCGCCGAGGCGTTCGGCGTCGACCTCGTGAACGGCCGCCCCAAGCGGACGACGTTCGTCCTCGCGCGCGGGCAGGTCGTCGGCGTCTACGAGGGCGTCCGGCCCTCGGGCCACGCCACCGACGTGCTGCGTGACCTCGCGGAGTCGGGGCTCGTCGAACCGGTAGAGGCGAGCGAAGGGAGCTGA
- a CDS encoding tRNA (guanine(26)-N(2))-dimethyltransferase, producing the protein MRVSEGQVTVEVPEQADAGKGENVFFNPVQELNRDITVAALRAYRERSGGETYLDATAASGIRGVRAAADGWETTLCDVDPDAVALCERNLERNDLAGAVRHEDANVLMHAEAFDVVDVDPFGTPIPFADAAVQGTKGLLCVTATDTAPLCGAHFESGVRSYGAVPRNTEFHAEMGMRVLLSAMVRTAARYDIAARPVLSHATKHYARTYLDFEHGATVANDCIDDLGHVHHCQRCLWRAHERGLIADPPAECPNCGEHLRTAGPIWLARTCDPAFADAVADQVTDELGTAEEARELLATLAAELDTPTHYDQHRLCKRWGRGAEAMDAFLAKLRAAGHAASRTHYGGTTFKTDADVAEIRDATAE; encoded by the coding sequence ATGCGCGTCAGCGAGGGGCAGGTCACGGTCGAGGTGCCCGAGCAGGCCGACGCCGGCAAGGGCGAGAACGTCTTCTTCAACCCCGTCCAGGAGCTGAACCGCGACATCACCGTCGCGGCCCTGCGGGCCTACCGCGAGCGGTCGGGCGGCGAGACGTATCTCGACGCGACCGCCGCAAGCGGAATCAGGGGCGTGCGGGCCGCCGCCGACGGCTGGGAGACGACGCTCTGTGACGTCGATCCGGACGCGGTCGCCCTCTGCGAGCGGAACCTCGAACGGAACGACCTCGCGGGGGCGGTCCGCCACGAGGACGCGAACGTCCTCATGCACGCCGAGGCGTTCGACGTGGTCGACGTCGACCCGTTCGGGACGCCGATCCCCTTCGCCGACGCCGCCGTCCAGGGGACGAAGGGGCTGCTCTGCGTGACGGCGACCGACACCGCGCCGCTGTGTGGCGCACACTTCGAGAGCGGCGTCCGCAGTTACGGCGCGGTCCCGCGCAACACGGAGTTCCACGCCGAGATGGGGATGCGGGTGCTGCTGTCGGCGATGGTCCGGACCGCCGCCCGCTACGACATCGCGGCCCGGCCCGTCCTCAGCCACGCGACGAAACACTACGCCCGCACGTACCTCGACTTCGAGCACGGGGCGACTGTCGCCAACGACTGCATCGACGACCTGGGCCACGTCCACCACTGCCAGCGCTGTCTCTGGCGCGCCCACGAGCGGGGGCTCATCGCCGACCCGCCGGCGGAGTGTCCGAACTGCGGCGAACACCTCCGGACCGCCGGCCCGATCTGGCTCGCCCGGACCTGCGACCCCGCGTTCGCCGACGCCGTCGCCGACCAGGTGACCGACGAACTGGGTACCGCCGAGGAGGCGCGGGAACTGCTGGCCACGCTCGCGGCGGAGCTGGACACCCCCACCCACTACGATCAGCACCGGCTCTGCAAGCGGTGGGGCCGGGGGGCGGAGGCGATGGACGCGTTCCTGGCGAAGCTGCGGGCCGCGGGTCACGCCGCGTCCCGGACCCACTACGGCGGCACGACGTTCAAGACCGACGCCGACGTGGCCGAGATCCGGGACGCGACCGCGGAGTGA
- the leuS gene encoding leucine--tRNA ligase has product MTTTGEERERGFDHREVEPHWQAAWDDADVFRIDDDAADPEYVLAMFPYTSGSLHMGHVRNYTITDAFARFERMRGEAVLHPMGWDSFGLPAENAAEERDTNPRDWTMQCIDSMKEQLTEMGFGYDWEREVTTCEPDYYRWNQWLFKRFREAGLVERQAAELNWCPSCETVLADEQVEGEAELCWRCDTPIEHREMDQWFLTITDYAEELLDALDDLDGWPNNVREMQRNWIGKQEGASVAFEVGDYGDVDIFTTRLDTIYGATYFSLAPGHPVAQEIAADNEDVAEYVEMAEAADEDELDVTSGVFTGEYATNPATGEEIPVYVADYVLTDVGTGALYAVPAHDERDHEFATHHGVEIRQVVEPAPGADADPEAIDVQEEAYTEDGVLVDSGEYDGLTSEEAREEFVEAFDGEHRTEYNLRDWGISRQRYWGTPIPMIRCDDCGFVEVPDEDLPVELPEFVHTTGNPLDAAEEWKHVDCPDCGADAVRETDTMDTFVDSSWYFLRYTSPDLTDAPFDADRASDWMPVDQYVGGIEHAVMHLLYARFFTKVLDDIDLLDGVREPFTNLTNQGMVLGEDGNKMSKSRGNGVSPQRIIEEYGADTARLFIMEAAQPEKEFAWSPEGVQSAHSFLQNLYTLAESYADGEIETGGDDANVADYVAREIEATAAAATAEYEDFRFNHALQAVRELVSLLRRYQEATDPDADTFERGLVTATKLLAPVAPHVAEEIWAEFGNDGLLAEADWPDAAAPADYEVERRLVENTREDVRDIVDTVGIEDPETITLAVAPAWKHRVVDIARTADRVVPEVMGNADLQQYGEAAADFAKELAGRANYDEHLPPERERAALERAAWLVEREFGADVVVQSAEEAADDLAAKAEPGRPAIDIEA; this is encoded by the coding sequence ATGACCACGACTGGCGAGGAGCGCGAGCGTGGCTTCGACCACCGGGAGGTCGAGCCACACTGGCAGGCGGCGTGGGACGACGCCGACGTGTTCCGCATCGACGACGACGCCGCGGACCCGGAGTACGTGCTGGCGATGTTCCCGTACACCTCCGGCTCGCTGCACATGGGCCACGTCCGGAACTACACCATCACCGACGCCTTCGCCCGCTTCGAGCGGATGCGCGGGGAGGCGGTGCTGCACCCGATGGGGTGGGACTCGTTCGGTCTGCCCGCCGAGAACGCCGCCGAGGAGCGCGACACCAACCCCCGCGACTGGACGATGCAGTGCATCGACTCGATGAAAGAACAGCTCACGGAGATGGGCTTTGGCTACGACTGGGAGCGTGAGGTCACCACCTGCGAGCCCGACTACTACCGCTGGAACCAGTGGCTGTTCAAGCGGTTCCGCGAGGCCGGCCTCGTGGAACGCCAGGCCGCCGAACTGAACTGGTGTCCCTCCTGCGAGACCGTCCTCGCGGACGAGCAGGTCGAGGGCGAGGCCGAGCTCTGCTGGCGGTGTGACACGCCCATCGAGCACCGCGAGATGGACCAGTGGTTCCTCACCATCACCGACTACGCCGAGGAGCTGCTCGACGCGCTGGACGACCTGGACGGCTGGCCGAACAACGTCCGGGAGATGCAGCGCAACTGGATCGGCAAGCAGGAGGGCGCGAGCGTCGCCTTCGAGGTCGGCGACTACGGCGACGTCGACATCTTCACGACGCGGCTGGACACCATCTACGGGGCGACCTACTTCTCGCTGGCCCCGGGCCACCCCGTCGCCCAGGAGATCGCCGCGGACAACGAGGACGTGGCGGAGTACGTCGAGATGGCCGAGGCCGCCGACGAGGACGAGCTGGACGTGACCTCCGGCGTCTTCACCGGCGAGTACGCGACCAACCCCGCCACCGGCGAGGAGATCCCGGTCTACGTCGCCGACTACGTGCTGACCGACGTCGGCACCGGCGCGCTGTACGCGGTGCCGGCCCACGACGAGCGGGACCACGAGTTCGCCACTCACCACGGCGTCGAGATCAGGCAGGTCGTCGAGCCGGCCCCCGGGGCCGACGCCGATCCCGAGGCGATCGACGTCCAGGAGGAAGCGTACACCGAGGACGGCGTCCTCGTCGACAGCGGCGAGTACGACGGCCTGACCAGCGAGGAAGCCCGCGAGGAGTTCGTCGAGGCCTTCGACGGCGAACACCGCACGGAGTACAACCTCCGGGACTGGGGCATCTCCCGCCAGCGCTACTGGGGGACCCCCATCCCGATGATCCGCTGCGACGACTGCGGGTTCGTCGAGGTGCCCGACGAGGACCTGCCCGTCGAGCTGCCGGAGTTCGTCCACACGACCGGGAACCCCCTCGATGCGGCCGAGGAGTGGAAACACGTCGACTGTCCCGACTGCGGGGCCGACGCCGTCCGGGAGACCGACACGATGGACACCTTCGTCGACTCCTCGTGGTACTTCCTGCGGTACACCTCGCCGGACCTGACCGACGCCCCGTTCGACGCCGACCGGGCCAGCGACTGGATGCCGGTCGACCAGTACGTCGGCGGCATCGAACACGCCGTGATGCACCTGCTGTACGCGCGGTTCTTCACGAAGGTCCTGGACGACATCGACCTGCTCGACGGGGTCCGGGAGCCGTTCACGAACCTGACCAATCAGGGGATGGTGCTGGGCGAGGACGGCAACAAGATGTCCAAGAGCCGCGGCAACGGCGTCTCGCCCCAGCGGATCATCGAGGAGTACGGTGCCGACACCGCCCGGCTGTTCATCATGGAGGCCGCCCAGCCCGAGAAGGAGTTCGCCTGGAGCCCGGAGGGCGTCCAGTCGGCCCACTCGTTCCTGCAGAACCTCTACACGCTGGCCGAGAGTTACGCCGACGGCGAGATCGAGACCGGCGGCGACGACGCGAACGTCGCCGACTACGTGGCCCGCGAGATCGAGGCCACCGCCGCGGCGGCGACCGCGGAGTACGAGGACTTCCGGTTCAACCACGCCCTGCAGGCGGTCCGGGAACTGGTGTCGCTGCTGCGGCGCTACCAGGAGGCGACCGACCCCGACGCCGACACCTTCGAGCGGGGGCTGGTGACCGCGACGAAACTGCTGGCCCCAGTCGCGCCCCACGTCGCCGAGGAGATCTGGGCCGAGTTCGGCAACGACGGCCTGCTGGCGGAGGCCGACTGGCCCGACGCGGCGGCCCCCGCCGACTACGAGGTCGAGCGCCGCCTCGTCGAGAACACCCGCGAGGACGTCCGGGACATCGTCGACACCGTCGGCATCGAGGACCCCGAGACCATCACGCTCGCGGTCGCGCCGGCGTGGAAACACCGCGTGGTCGACATCGCCCGGACTGCCGACCGGGTCGTCCCAGAAGTGATGGGCAACGCGGACCTCCAGCAGTACGGCGAGGCCGCCGCCGACTTCGCGAAGGAACTGGCGGGGCGGGCCAACTACGACGAGCACCTCCCGCCCGAACGCGAGCGGGCGGCCCTGGAGCGGGCGGCGTGGCTGGTCGAGCGGGAGTTCGGTGCCGACGTGGTCGTCCAGTCGGCAGAGGAGGCGGCCGACGACCTGGCGGCGAAGGCCGAACCCGGCCGGCCCGCCATCGACATCGAGGCGTAG
- a CDS encoding histidine kinase N-terminal 7TM domain-containing protein, with product MTVPWVTVGSFASGLGSLYLLSRLRRHWGKPGAKWFVATIATVGVWCFTYGVALLVSTPMLRRGLEAVTWLCLVWVGFFFLAFALGYTGRTHIVGSRVFAVLGLFPVVASGLVLTNPLHALLWDRFRIASVWGVTAVEYAFEPLGYTVILVSMVFVSLGTGLVLDTVVSYGSLYRREAIAVAVSPVPPGIGVLVWALGAGPVVNLTTLLFLPHVALDTYAFVRSDMYEFHPATRRAGERAAIDDIATPVAIVDTDGRIVTLNAAAERMFDADKRALQTETLDDALVGDSFAAGETDGRLSVENGDRRHTYKVRQTDLRDARGVHLGYTVLFQDITEEIRRERRLAVLNRFLRHNVRNEGVVIRGRAELLAAELDGELAGFAETIGDAIDRLVESGDKARTLSEAGGREDRQTVAVRDLVESAVASLTDEYGGAVTVDVPADCTVETRPVLLDVVVTNLVENALEHVPDPTVTVAAAVDGDEVVLTVTDDGPGVPDHELAVLERGEETDLDHGSGVGLWLVRWAVTTLEGTLDFDAGDGTRVTVRLPRRTADAGAAADELAEGRTT from the coding sequence ATGACGGTCCCCTGGGTCACCGTCGGGTCGTTCGCCTCGGGGCTGGGGTCGCTGTACCTCCTGTCCCGGCTGCGGCGGCACTGGGGCAAGCCGGGGGCGAAGTGGTTCGTCGCCACCATCGCGACCGTCGGCGTCTGGTGTTTCACCTACGGCGTCGCGCTGCTGGTGTCGACACCGATGCTCCGGCGGGGCCTGGAGGCGGTGACGTGGCTCTGTCTGGTGTGGGTCGGGTTCTTCTTCCTGGCGTTCGCGCTGGGGTACACCGGGCGGACGCACATCGTCGGGAGCCGGGTGTTCGCGGTGCTGGGGTTGTTCCCCGTCGTCGCGTCGGGCCTGGTGCTGACGAACCCCCTGCACGCGCTGCTGTGGGACCGGTTTCGCATCGCCTCCGTCTGGGGCGTGACCGCGGTCGAGTACGCCTTCGAGCCGCTGGGGTACACGGTGATCCTCGTCTCGATGGTGTTCGTCAGCCTGGGGACGGGGCTGGTGCTCGATACGGTGGTGAGCTACGGCTCGCTGTACCGCCGGGAGGCCATCGCCGTCGCCGTGAGCCCGGTCCCGCCCGGCATCGGCGTCCTGGTGTGGGCGCTGGGTGCCGGCCCGGTGGTCAACCTGACGACGCTCCTCTTTCTCCCGCACGTCGCGCTTGACACCTACGCGTTCGTCCGGAGCGACATGTACGAGTTCCACCCCGCGACCCGGCGCGCGGGCGAGCGGGCCGCCATCGACGACATCGCGACGCCGGTGGCCATCGTCGACACCGACGGGCGCATCGTCACGCTCAACGCCGCCGCAGAGCGGATGTTCGACGCCGACAAGCGGGCGCTGCAGACGGAGACGCTGGACGACGCGCTGGTCGGCGACAGCTTCGCCGCCGGGGAGACGGACGGGCGGCTCTCGGTCGAGAACGGCGACCGCCGGCACACGTACAAGGTCAGGCAGACGGACCTGCGGGACGCGCGGGGCGTCCACCTCGGGTACACCGTTCTCTTCCAGGACATCACCGAGGAGATCCGCCGCGAGCGACGGCTGGCGGTCCTCAACCGCTTTCTCAGGCACAACGTCCGCAACGAGGGCGTGGTCATCCGCGGCCGGGCGGAGCTGCTCGCGGCGGAACTGGACGGGGAGCTGGCCGGGTTCGCGGAGACGATCGGGGACGCGATCGACCGACTGGTCGAGTCCGGCGACAAGGCCCGGACCCTCTCCGAGGCCGGCGGTCGGGAGGACCGGCAGACGGTGGCCGTCCGTGACCTCGTCGAGAGCGCGGTCGCGTCCCTGACCGACGAGTACGGCGGGGCCGTCACGGTCGACGTGCCCGCGGACTGTACCGTCGAGACGCGCCCGGTGTTGCTGGACGTGGTCGTGACCAACCTCGTCGAGAACGCGCTGGAACACGTCCCGGACCCGACCGTGACCGTCGCGGCCGCCGTCGACGGAGACGAGGTGGTCCTGACCGTGACCGACGACGGTCCCGGCGTCCCGGACCACGAACTCGCCGTGCTGGAGCGGGGCGAGGAGACGGACCTCGACCACGGCAGCGGCGTCGGCCTCTGGCTGGTCCGGTGGGCGGTGACGACGCTTGAGGGGACGCTCGACTTCGACGCCGGCGACGGGACCCGCGTGACCGTCCGGCTCCCGCGGCGGACGGCCGACGCCGGGGCGGCAGCCGACGAACTCGCCGAGGGTCGAACGACTTAA
- a CDS encoding MATE family efflux transporter, which translates to MSTRYNPVRALLLGVGGLLARAGLVERERVARATDLSWPRIVTGLARMSKSTADLAMVGAALGELAIAGVGFAAPFWGLVFAVGGGIAGGTIGMVSQRYGADAREELSVTVTTSAAVAVAATLPLAALFWTVPDLLVGLVGSGERSVGYGTRYLRTLAVGAPFAALNLVGSRTLVGADDAHAPMVLRAGGAAVNVALNAVLIFGLGTGVVGAAVGTVVANVLVTVAFVVGFARGGLPGVDFPIRVRLARPVLDASLARDLAEVGSPLVGTNLARTGAQFPRLFVVGLFGPTVVSAYVVALRVRALLDTPNWGLSLASSSLVGQALGEDDEPAATAWARTVLRLGVGVYLAVAAALLPFSRQVGRLFADGEVLGLVTAFVAVACASVVFRGIDGGATGPLRASGDTRWPLYSQLAGMYVFALPVAAVGVLVPEIGVLALYASLFAETAVPAAITYYRYHSGAWRVVSRSYRPDTALDD; encoded by the coding sequence GTGTCGACCCGCTACAACCCCGTCCGCGCCCTCCTCCTCGGCGTCGGCGGCCTGCTCGCGCGTGCCGGCCTCGTCGAGCGCGAGCGGGTCGCGCGGGCGACGGACCTCTCGTGGCCCCGCATCGTCACCGGCCTCGCGCGGATGTCGAAGTCGACGGCCGACCTGGCGATGGTCGGGGCCGCGCTGGGGGAGTTGGCCATCGCCGGCGTCGGCTTCGCCGCCCCGTTCTGGGGACTGGTCTTCGCCGTCGGCGGCGGGATCGCCGGCGGGACCATCGGGATGGTCTCACAGCGCTACGGGGCCGACGCCCGCGAGGAGCTGTCGGTGACGGTGACGACGAGCGCCGCCGTCGCCGTCGCCGCGACGCTCCCGCTGGCGGCGCTGTTCTGGACGGTCCCGGACCTGCTCGTGGGCCTCGTCGGGTCGGGCGAGCGGTCGGTCGGCTACGGGACCCGCTACCTGCGGACCCTCGCCGTCGGCGCTCCCTTCGCCGCGCTGAACCTCGTCGGCAGCCGCACGCTCGTCGGTGCCGACGACGCCCACGCGCCGATGGTCCTGCGAGCGGGCGGGGCGGCGGTCAACGTCGCGCTCAACGCGGTCCTGATCTTCGGACTGGGGACGGGCGTGGTCGGTGCCGCCGTCGGCACCGTGGTCGCGAACGTCCTCGTCACCGTCGCGTTCGTCGTCGGCTTCGCCCGCGGCGGCCTGCCCGGGGTCGACTTCCCGATCCGGGTTCGGCTCGCCCGGCCCGTACTGGACGCCTCGCTGGCCCGCGACCTCGCCGAGGTCGGGTCCCCGCTGGTCGGAACGAACCTCGCCCGGACCGGCGCGCAGTTCCCGCGGCTGTTCGTCGTCGGCCTGTTCGGGCCGACGGTGGTCTCGGCGTACGTCGTCGCGCTCCGGGTCCGCGCGCTGCTCGACACCCCCAACTGGGGGCTGAGCCTCGCCTCCAGTAGCCTCGTGGGCCAGGCGCTGGGCGAGGACGACGAGCCCGCGGCGACGGCGTGGGCCCGGACGGTCCTCCGGCTCGGCGTCGGCGTCTACCTCGCGGTCGCCGCCGCGCTGCTCCCGTTCTCCCGGCAGGTCGGGCGGCTGTTCGCCGACGGCGAGGTGCTGGGACTGGTGACGGCGTTCGTCGCGGTCGCCTGTGCCAGCGTCGTCTTCCGGGGGATCGACGGCGGCGCGACCGGGCCGCTCCGTGCCAGCGGCGACACCCGCTGGCCGCTGTACTCCCAGCTGGCCGGGATGTACGTGTTCGCGCTGCCCGTCGCCGCCGTCGGCGTCCTCGTCCCCGAGATCGGGGTGCTCGCGCTGTACGCCTCGCTGTTCGCCGAGACGGCCGTCCCGGCCGCGATCACGTACTACCGGTACCACTCCGGCGCGTGGCGGGTCGTAAGCCGTTCCTACCGGCCCGACACCGCGCTCGACGACTGA
- a CDS encoding aldo/keto reductase, with product MVENQSDTFDIGGDLTVNRLGFGAMRITGEGIIGEPDDVGNARAVLERAVELGVDFVDTADSYGPGVSERLIGETLDTASEDLVVATKGGLLRNTDADWLPHGDPDYLRNAQLCSRDRLRTEQIDLYQFHRPDPDTDFEDSVHALAELKDEGLVRHVGLSNVSVDQLDRARDIVEIATVQNEYNVANREDEDVLAACENYGIGFIPWFPLAAGELDDVDGIDRIASRHDASRYQIALAWLLAHSDVTLPIPGTANVAHLEENVAATAIDLRDEEIDRLA from the coding sequence ATGGTCGAGAACCAGAGCGACACCTTCGACATCGGCGGCGACCTGACGGTGAACCGGCTCGGCTTCGGCGCGATGCGGATCACCGGCGAGGGGATCATCGGCGAACCGGACGACGTCGGGAACGCCCGTGCCGTGCTGGAGCGGGCGGTCGAGCTCGGCGTCGACTTCGTCGACACCGCCGACTCCTACGGGCCCGGCGTCTCCGAGCGACTGATCGGCGAGACGTTGGACACGGCGTCGGAAGACCTCGTCGTCGCGACCAAGGGCGGACTGCTGCGCAACACCGACGCCGACTGGCTCCCCCACGGCGACCCCGACTACCTCCGGAACGCCCAGCTGTGTTCCCGGGACCGCCTGCGGACCGAGCAGATCGACCTCTACCAGTTCCACCGCCCGGACCCCGACACCGACTTCGAGGACTCCGTCCACGCGCTGGCGGAGCTGAAAGACGAGGGGCTGGTCCGCCACGTCGGCCTCTCGAACGTCAGCGTCGACCAGCTGGACCGGGCACGGGATATCGTCGAGATCGCCACCGTCCAGAACGAGTACAACGTCGCGAACCGCGAGGACGAGGACGTGCTCGCGGCCTGCGAGAACTACGGGATCGGCTTCATCCCGTGGTTCCCGCTGGCGGCGGGGGAGCTCGACGACGTCGACGGCATCGACCGCATCGCCAGCCGCCACGACGCCTCGCGGTACCAGATCGCGCTGGCGTGGCTGCTGGCCCACTCCGACGTGACCCTCCCGATCCCCGGGACGGCCAACGTCGCCCACCTGGAGGAGAACGTGGCCGCGACGGCAATCGACCTCCGGGACGAGGAGATCGACCGGCTCGCCTGA
- a CDS encoding class I SAM-dependent methyltransferase: MSPDRLAAVVAKPRAQAAIDAFREEGVYDPDRSVRAWDADSVAVPVTDPPSSGDVREVVRQVGEPRLRGIEDHLREMGWDDRELAAAPASWAVVGSVVLVDVGDAPRPGEVGQALLAIHGEADTVLARGGIDGPHREPDVEVIAGEGDTETVHTEHGTEYALDLAEVMFSPGNKAERARMGEVVRGSEGERSEPSESASGGAASSEGERVLDMFAGVGYFTLPMARAGAQVTAVERNPTAFRYLVENAMRNGVDERVQPYRADCREVVPGFAEEAPADRVVMGYYEAHEYLDAALDAVAAGGVVHLHEATPEALVFDRPIERLESAAADADRAVEVLDTRRVKGYSEGVAHVVVDARVE, translated from the coding sequence ATGAGTCCCGACCGCCTCGCCGCCGTCGTCGCGAAACCGCGCGCGCAGGCCGCCATCGACGCCTTCCGCGAGGAGGGGGTCTACGACCCCGACCGGAGCGTCCGGGCGTGGGACGCCGACAGCGTCGCGGTGCCGGTGACGGACCCGCCGTCCTCCGGCGACGTCCGCGAGGTGGTCCGGCAGGTCGGCGAGCCCCGACTGCGGGGGATCGAGGACCACCTCCGCGAGATGGGGTGGGACGACCGGGAACTCGCCGCCGCGCCCGCCTCGTGGGCCGTCGTCGGCAGCGTCGTCCTCGTGGACGTCGGCGACGCCCCCCGGCCCGGCGAGGTCGGCCAGGCGCTGCTGGCGATCCACGGCGAGGCCGACACGGTGCTGGCCCGCGGCGGCATCGACGGCCCGCACCGCGAACCGGACGTCGAGGTGATCGCCGGCGAGGGCGACACGGAGACGGTCCACACGGAACACGGCACGGAGTACGCGCTGGACCTCGCCGAGGTGATGTTCTCGCCGGGCAACAAGGCCGAACGGGCGCGGATGGGCGAGGTGGTCCGCGGGAGCGAGGGCGAACGGAGTGAGCCCTCGGAGAGTGCGAGCGGTGGAGCCGCGAGCAGCGAGGGCGAACGGGTGCTGGATATGTTCGCCGGGGTCGGCTACTTCACGCTGCCGATGGCCCGCGCCGGCGCGCAGGTCACGGCCGTCGAGCGCAACCCCACCGCCTTCCGCTACCTCGTCGAGAACGCGATGCGCAACGGCGTCGACGAGCGGGTCCAGCCCTACCGGGCGGACTGCCGGGAGGTCGTCCCGGGATTCGCCGAGGAGGCACCCGCCGACCGGGTCGTGATGGGCTACTACGAGGCCCACGAGTACCTCGACGCGGCGCTGGACGCCGTCGCCGCGGGCGGCGTCGTCCACCTGCACGAGGCCACGCCCGAGGCGCTGGTGTTCGACCGCCCGATCGAGCGCCTCGAATCGGCTGCGGCGGACGCGGACCGCGCCGTCGAGGTGCTCGACACCCGCCGCGTCAAGGGGTACAGCGAGGGCGTCGCCCACGTCGTCGTCGACGCGCGAGTGGAGTAG
- the pheA gene encoding prephenate dehydratase: MTTITLGPAGTYSHRAAQAVEGGDISFSESVTGIVESVADGAADRGVVPVENSIEGSVTESLDAFAEHDVAVVREIITPIRHALLAQGESFDLVASHAQALAQCRGWLEEHYPDVELEAVASTARGVERAREDPSVAAIGHPENATNGTDLDVLAEDIQDQSSNATRFVVVAPASERSDAGGKSSFIVYPNADYPGLLLELLEPFADRDINLTRVESRPSGERLGDYVFHIDVAAGLYEERTQAALADIEAIAEDGWVRRLGSYDSETVLN, encoded by the coding sequence ATGACGACCATCACGCTGGGGCCAGCCGGGACCTACTCCCACCGGGCCGCGCAGGCGGTCGAGGGGGGCGACATCTCCTTCTCGGAGTCCGTCACCGGCATCGTCGAGAGCGTCGCCGACGGGGCGGCCGACCGGGGGGTCGTCCCCGTCGAGAACAGCATCGAGGGGTCGGTCACGGAGTCGCTGGACGCCTTCGCCGAGCACGACGTGGCCGTCGTCAGGGAGATCATCACCCCCATCCGCCACGCCCTGCTGGCACAGGGGGAGAGCTTCGACCTCGTGGCCAGCCACGCGCAGGCGCTGGCCCAGTGCCGGGGCTGGCTGGAGGAACACTACCCGGACGTGGAGCTGGAGGCCGTCGCCTCCACCGCCCGCGGCGTCGAGCGCGCCCGCGAGGACCCGAGCGTGGCCGCCATCGGCCACCCGGAGAACGCCACGAACGGCACCGACCTCGACGTCCTGGCCGAGGACATCCAGGACCAGTCCTCGAACGCCACCCGCTTCGTCGTCGTCGCGCCCGCCAGCGAGCGCTCCGACGCCGGCGGCAAGTCCTCCTTCATCGTCTACCCCAACGCCGACTACCCCGGCCTCCTGCTGGAGCTGCTGGAACCGTTCGCCGACCGGGACATCAACCTCACGCGCGTCGAGTCCCGCCCCAGCGGGGAGCGGCTGGGCGACTACGTCTTCCACATCGACGTCGCCGCCGGCCTCTACGAGGAGCGCACCCAGGCGGCGCTTGCCGACATCGAGGCCATCGCGGAGGACGGCTGGGTCCGGCGGCTGGGGTCCTACGACTCCGAGACGGTGCTGAACTGA
- a CDS encoding Hsp20/alpha crystallin family protein, which translates to MTDRDPFDELERAFDVLGEQFGVDADTVPTDVVDEGDAFVVRADLPGFDTDDLDVQLAEDRKLTVSAEHSETSSHEDGRYVQRERRRRSASRTVVLPEPVDETGTEATYDSGVLTVRLPKVGPADDDEGTDIPVN; encoded by the coding sequence ATGACCGACCGCGATCCCTTCGACGAACTGGAGCGGGCCTTCGACGTGCTCGGCGAGCAGTTCGGCGTCGACGCCGACACGGTCCCGACCGACGTCGTCGACGAGGGCGACGCCTTCGTCGTCCGCGCCGACCTGCCGGGGTTCGACACCGACGACCTGGACGTCCAGCTGGCCGAGGACCGCAAACTGACCGTCAGCGCCGAGCACAGCGAGACGAGCAGTCACGAGGACGGCCGCTACGTCCAGCGCGAGCGCCGCCGCCGGTCGGCCAGCCGCACCGTCGTCCTCCCCGAGCCCGTCGACGAGACGGGGACGGAGGCGACCTACGACAGCGGCGTCCTGACCGTCCGGCTCCCGAAGGTCGGGCCAGCGGACGACGACGAGGGGACGGACATCCCGGTGAACTGA